ATCGCACGGTCCTTCGGCAGCGACGCGGACTTCGGCGCCGTCATCGGCGGAGCCGCCGCCCTTGCCTTCCAGACGGCCGTGCACCTCGTCTTCTGGACGGCCCTCATCTTCGCGCTCGTCGAGCGCAGTGCCGGCCCACTGGGGCGCGATCGGCTCGTCGCCGACTGGAACCCCGACGAGCTCGCCGACCCCGCAGACCGGGCCAGGCGCGCCAGCCTCGGCGAGATGGTCTTCGAGGTCGTCTGGACCGTCGTCGTCATCGCCGTCGCCATCTGGCAATGGCGCGGCGTGGGGGAGGGTGCCGTCCAGGTCCTCGACCCCGACCTCGCCGTCGGCTGGCAGGTGCTGATCATCGGGCTGCTGGCGCTCGACGTCGTGGTCACCGTGGCGGCCTGGGCGCGCGGAGGGTGGAGCGTCGCCCTTGCCTCGATCAGCCTCGTCAGCGCCGTCACCTCGGGCGCCGCACTCGTCTGGCTCCTCCTCGGCGAGCAGCTGCTCACGGACGTGCCCACGGAGGCCGCCGCGGCTCTCGGTGTAGGCGCGGACTGGACGCTCTCGCTCCCGGCCGTGGCCGTCGGCATCGTCCTCGTGTGCGGGTGGGAGGCCGTGACGGCGGT
The genomic region above belongs to Janibacter limosus and contains:
- a CDS encoding permease prefix domain 1-containing protein; the encoded protein is MTASTSLTDRYVWTVTRQLPPESGPDVAQELRGSIEETVEGRIAAGEEPATAERETILGLGDPDVLAREYGGRPNHLIGPAYFPAWVRLVKLLLVVIVPLAVVGNVIARSFGSDADFGAVIGGAAALAFQTAVHLVFWTALIFALVERSAGPLGRDRLVADWNPDELADPADRARRASLGEMVFEVVWTVVVIAVAIWQWRGVGEGAVQVLDPDLAVGWQVLIIGLLALDVVVTVAAWARGGWSVALASISLVSAVTSGAALVWLLLGEQLLTDVPTEAAAALGVGADWTLSLPAVAVGIVLVCGWEAVTAVRRMRDAKRSDAQ